One window of Elaeis guineensis isolate ETL-2024a chromosome 11, EG11, whole genome shotgun sequence genomic DNA carries:
- the LOC105053762 gene encoding putative pentatricopeptide repeat-containing protein At3g49142: protein MRTTLNPLTPLRIIIKARHPFPIPISSPNFLLRSSSNFRPELTDDDAALVRVLDECQSPHSLPALRDLHSRLLDRGVASHPSVQIKLMRAYAACGDPARARRVFDGASANATIFFNVMIRSYVTHGLHREALLLFSQMVRLHRAKPDHYTFPCALKACSDSENLQGGLQIHGAVAKIGLDANLFVGNTLITLYSKCGRSDDAFRLFGEMSHRDVVSWNAMIAGYAQNGQFERAIEACKEMVAVGRPRPDAGTMASILPALSNSERTNVEFARKMFDEMPRKGLVSWNAMIAIYANNSMAAEAVELFLLMEKEGVEPDAVTFASVLPSCGEVSALSVGIRIHEFIKRKRMCPNLVLENSLVDMYANCGCLKTSREVFDGMKGRDVVSWTSIIAAYGMHGNGREAISFFEQMQESGLKPDHIAFVSVLAACSHAGLLDEGRYYFKRMQDQYQMIPRLEHFACMVDLLGRSGCIEEAYAFIRQMPMEPNERVWGALLGACRLHSNMSVGLVAADNLLRLVPDQAGYYVLLSNIYARAGKWEDVMSVRSIMVSKGIKKMPGCSNVELRNRVHTFHVGDRSHPQSKEMYAKLDVLMGRMKELGYVAETEAALHDVEEEDKEGHLSMHSEKLAIAFALINTGPEIPIRIKMNLRMCGDCHHAAKFISSITGREIILRDTNRFHHFEHGICSCGDYW, encoded by the coding sequence ATGAGAACCACCCTCAATCCACTGACTCCTCTCCGCATCATCATCAAGGCCCGACACCCTTTCCCCATCCCCATCTCCTCCCCAAACTTCCTCCTCCGATCCTCCTCCAACTTCCGGCCAGAACTGACCGACGACGACGCCGCCTTGGTCCGCGTCCTCGACGAATGCCAGTCCCCTCACTCCCTCCCGGCCCTCCGCGATCTCCACTCCCGCCTCCTCGACCGCGGCGTCGCCTCCCACCCCTCCGTCCAGATCAAGCTCATGCGCGCCTACGCCGCCTGTGGAGACCCGGCACGCGCCCGCCGCGTCTTCGACGGCGCCTCCGCCAACGCCACCATCTTCTTCAACGTCATGATCCGGAGCTACGTTACCCACGGCCTCCACCGCGAAGCCCTCCTCCTCTTCTCCCAGATGGTTCGTCTCCACCGTGCGAAGCCCGACCATTATACCTTCCCCTGCGCCCTCAAGGCCTGCTCGGACTCCGAGAACCTCCAAGGCGGCCTCCAGATCCACGGCGCCGTCGCCAAGATTGGCCTCGATGCCAACCTCTTCGTGGGGAACACGCTTATCACTCTGTACTCCAAGTGCGGCCGTTCCGATGACGCGTTCCGATTGTTCGGTGAAATGTCACACAGGGATGTTGTCTCTTGGAATGCGATGATTGCCGGGTACGCGCAGAACGGCCAATTTGAACGGGCTATTGAGGCCTGTAAGGAGATGGTGGCCGTCGGGAGGCCGAGGCCTGATGCTGGCACCATGGCAAGCATCCTTCCGGCTTTGTCGAACAGTGAGCGGACCAATGTCGAGTTCGCGCGTAAGATGTTCGATGAAATGCCTAGGAAAGGATTGGTTTCTTGGAATGCCATGATTGCAATCTATGCAAACAACTCCATGGCGGCGGAAGCAGTGGAGCTCTTCTTGCTGATGGAGAAGGAAGGAGTAGAACCCGATGCAGTTACATTTGCCAGTGTTCTTCCTTCTTGTGGGGAGGTGTCAGCTCTCTCGGTGGGAATTCGGATTCATGAGTTCATCAAAAGGAAGAGAATGTGCCCAAATCTGGTGCTCGAGAATTCACTGGTGGACATGTATGCTAACTGTGGATGCCTGAAGACTTCAAGAGAGGTTTTTGATGGTATGAAGGGTAGGGACGTTGTGTCCTGGACTTCTATTATTGCAGCATATGGTATGCATGGAAATGGCAGAGAAGCCATTAGCTTCTTCGAACAGATGCAAGAATCCGGACTAAAACCCGACCACATAGCCTTTGTTTCGGTCCTTGCAGCTTGCAGCCATGCAGGCCTTTTGGATGAAGGAAGATATTACTTTAAGCGTATGCAAGATCAGTATCAGATGATTCCAAGACTCGAGCACTTTGCTTGCATGGTGGACCTCCTCGGCCGTTCTGGCTGCATTGAAGAAGCTTATGCTTTCATCAGACAGATGCCCATGGAGCCAAATGAGAGAGTGTGGGGAGCTTTGTTGGGTGCTTGTCGTCTTCACTCTAATATGTCTGTTGGGTTGGTGGCAGCAGATAATTTGCTCAGGTTGGTTCCAGATCAAGCTGGGTATTATGTTCTATTATCCAATATTTATGCAAGAGCTGGTAAATGGGAGGATGTGATGTCAGTGAGGAGCATCATGGTGAGCAAAGGGATCAAGAAGATGCCAGGTTGTAGCAATGTGGAACTCAGGAATAGGGTTCATACCTTTCATGTGGGAGATAGGTCACATCCTCAGTCTAAGGAGATGTATGCAAAATTGGATGTCTTGATGGGGAGGATGAAGGAGTTAGGTTATGTTGCTGAGACTGAAGCAGCTCTTCACGATGTGGAGGAGGAAGACAAGGAGGGCCATTTGTCTATGCACAGCGAAAAGCTCGCGATTGCATTTGCATTAATAAATACCGGTCCAGAAATACCTATCAGGATCAAGATGAACCTCCGGATGTGTGGAGATTGCCATCATGCTGCCAAGTTCATTTCAAGTATCACCGGGCGTGAGATTATCCTCAGGGACACGAATAGGTTTCATCATTTTGAGCATGGCATTTGCTCATGTGGTGATTACTGGTGA